In Rattus norvegicus strain BN/NHsdMcwi chromosome 3, GRCr8, whole genome shotgun sequence, a genomic segment contains:
- the Dapl1 gene encoding death-associated protein-like 1: protein MANEVQVLSSPLKGRHAPAVKAGGMRISKKQEMGVLERHTKKTGLEKTSAITNVAKIQMLDTLTDTLDKLHHKFPATVHTAHQKPTPALEKAAPLKRAYIIQQPRKC, encoded by the exons ATGGCAAATGAAGTACAAGTTCTGTCGTCCCCGCTGAAAGGGCGGCATGCTCCAGCAG TGAAAGCTGGAGGGATGCGAATTTCCAAAAAACAAGAGATGGGCGTTTTGGAAAGGCACACAAAAAAAACAGGATTGGAGAAAACAAG TGCCATCACAAATGTGGCCAAGATACAGATGCTGGATACTCTAACGGACACACTGGACAAG CTCCACCATAAATTCCCAGCAACAGTTCACACAGCACATCAAAAGCCCACACCTGCTCTGGAGAAGGCTGCACCACTGAAGAGGGCCTACATTATCCAGCAGCCTCGAAAATGTTAG